In a single window of the uncultured Dysgonomonas sp. genome:
- a CDS encoding DUF5125 domain-containing protein, with product MKTSNKYIITLLLSVLIFVSCTDDIDKPGSWPEWPTPSQPKIENARLTGLKGENTIMAGDLVKFVAKASDEFNNLTSYELTITIAGQTVFSKNEKLEGKTGDINIETKIPFVANFEGNTYPEVILKVVNDLAAGTSEVKLEEASNILINRPATPDKLYIVDNAGQVFELNTLDDVDYGFQTMGDLSAIGMSYKIAEKLTVDNQIDYSGLVWGTKDNKVTVIEKESDASISISVPEGDMLESISFNMFTFAANPLLANPVDVVFVSSSLPGYMEATVSISEGQVVEFKNIENGIENLLRPDFFTNASGNKAKFAGPAGLYKLYYNTSDKFIYIENTNLVYPDGLWICGLGLGFPQEPFKATLQWNWWLPHEYIFCKKTADNIFETTAYFEKGFLFKFFRQRNWGAEETAHSYTMEPANWLVNAKNEWGDLAGDFGSGEQFTSGVYKIEINMNTKIVRLTKVN from the coding sequence ATGAAAACATCGAATAAATATATCATAACACTTCTTTTATCTGTACTCATCTTTGTTTCGTGTACAGATGATATTGACAAACCCGGTTCGTGGCCTGAATGGCCAACGCCATCGCAACCCAAAATTGAGAATGCAAGATTAACTGGTCTTAAAGGGGAAAATACGATAATGGCCGGAGATTTAGTAAAGTTTGTGGCAAAGGCGAGTGATGAATTTAATAATCTGACTTCTTATGAGTTGACTATAACCATTGCCGGGCAAACAGTTTTTAGCAAAAATGAAAAGCTGGAAGGCAAAACGGGAGATATCAATATTGAGACAAAGATTCCTTTTGTAGCTAACTTTGAAGGCAATACTTATCCTGAAGTAATACTGAAAGTAGTAAATGATTTAGCAGCCGGGACATCGGAAGTGAAGTTGGAAGAAGCGAGTAATATACTTATTAATCGCCCTGCAACCCCGGACAAACTCTATATAGTGGATAATGCCGGTCAGGTATTCGAACTGAATACTTTGGATGATGTAGATTATGGCTTCCAAACAATGGGAGACCTCTCTGCTATCGGTATGAGTTACAAAATAGCGGAAAAGCTAACTGTTGACAATCAGATTGATTACAGTGGTTTGGTATGGGGTACTAAAGATAACAAAGTCACTGTAATAGAAAAAGAAAGCGATGCATCTATCTCGATATCCGTACCCGAAGGAGATATGCTGGAAAGCATATCCTTCAATATGTTCACTTTTGCGGCAAACCCACTTTTGGCAAATCCAGTCGATGTGGTATTCGTTTCATCGTCATTGCCTGGCTATATGGAAGCTACGGTTTCTATATCAGAAGGGCAGGTCGTTGAATTTAAGAATATAGAAAATGGTATAGAGAATCTGTTAAGACCAGACTTCTTTACCAATGCTTCGGGAAACAAAGCCAAATTTGCAGGTCCGGCTGGTCTGTATAAATTATACTATAATACCTCTGACAAGTTTATTTATATAGAAAATACAAACCTTGTCTATCCTGATGGTCTGTGGATATGTGGATTAGGATTGGGATTCCCGCAAGAGCCTTTCAAAGCTACTTTGCAATGGAACTGGTGGTTGCCTCACGAATATATTTTCTGTAAGAAAACGGCTGATAATATATTTGAAACAACAGCTTATTTCGAAAAAGGTTTCTTATTCAAATTCTTCCGCCAACGGAATTGGGGCGCAGAGGAAACAGCGCATAGTTATACGATGGAACCGGCCAATTGGCTTGTAAATGCCAAGAACGAGTGGGGCGACCTTGCCGGAGACTTTGGCTCTGGAGAGCAGTTTACTTCAGGAGTATATAAAATTGAGATTAATATGAATACGAAAATTGTAAGGTTAACCAAAGTCAATTGA